In one Butyrivibrio proteoclasticus B316 genomic region, the following are encoded:
- the prmC gene encoding peptide chain release factor N(5)-glutamine methyltransferase, with protein MNNRYIDLYTTGSEKLLRAGIAEAKLDARLLLEYVCGTDHSTLLAHPDKEVTDEERDKYLSMIDRRAAHEPVAYILGTWNFMGLDFKVNSDVLIPEQDTEILVEEALRNLEDGMRVLDLCTGSGCIALSLLNYTNETRAVCTDISDKALAVAGMNAERLGLSDRTEFVRTDLFPEESVGKFDLIVSNPPYIASKVIDTLAPEVRDYEPRLALDGSEDGLVFYRRIIEETPKFLYSSGYLLLEIGYDQGQAVKEMLEDKKYIMTFRLSRILAVMTEWFLHVSISVVVV; from the coding sequence ATGAATAATAGATACATTGATTTATACACAACTGGATCAGAAAAATTGTTAAGAGCCGGGATCGCAGAAGCTAAGCTAGATGCCCGGCTTCTTTTAGAGTACGTCTGTGGTACTGACCATAGTACTCTTTTGGCCCATCCTGATAAAGAGGTTACGGATGAAGAGAGAGACAAATACCTTTCTATGATTGACAGAAGGGCAGCTCATGAGCCGGTTGCCTATATTCTGGGCACCTGGAATTTTATGGGACTGGATTTTAAGGTAAACAGTGACGTGCTGATTCCTGAACAGGACACAGAGATTCTCGTAGAGGAAGCGCTTCGCAATTTGGAAGACGGCATGAGGGTACTTGATCTGTGCACCGGATCAGGCTGTATTGCTCTTAGTCTTTTAAATTATACAAATGAGACCAGGGCTGTATGCACAGATATTTCAGACAAGGCACTTGCGGTTGCCGGGATGAATGCTGAGAGACTTGGACTTTCTGATAGAACTGAGTTTGTCAGGACAGATCTTTTTCCAGAAGAATCTGTTGGTAAGTTTGATCTGATAGTGTCTAATCCGCCATATATTGCCAGCAAGGTTATAGATACACTTGCGCCTGAGGTCAGAGACTATGAGCCCAGGCTTGCACTTGACGGATCAGAGGATGGACTTGTTTTTTACAGGAGGATCATCGAGGAGACTCCTAAGTTTTTGTATTCAAGCGGATATCTCTTACTGGAAATAGGCTATGATCAGGGGCAGGCAGTTAAAGAGATGCTTGAAGATAAAAAGTATATCATGACATTCAGGTTATCAAGGATCTTGGCGGTAATGACAGAGTGGTTTCTGCATGTTTCTATTAGCGTAGTTGTAGTTTGA
- the rlmB gene encoding 23S rRNA (guanosine(2251)-2'-O)-methyltransferase RlmB, with the protein MEENFESRIIEGRNAVLEAFRSGKTIDRLFILDGCKDGPVQTILREAKKHKDTVISFVKKERLDQLSETGKHQGVIAYGASYNYAEVDDILERAKQKGEDPFIIILDNIEDPHNLGAIIRTANLAGAHGVIIPKHRAASLTATVAKASAGAINYTPVAKVTNIANTIEDLKDKGLWFACADMGGTTMYQLNLKGPIGLVIGNEGSGVSRLVREKCDMIASIPMKGDIDSLNASVACGVLAFEVVRQRLS; encoded by the coding sequence ATGGAAGAGAACTTTGAGAGCAGGATCATTGAGGGCAGAAATGCGGTACTTGAGGCTTTTAGATCCGGCAAGACGATAGACAGATTATTTATTCTTGATGGATGCAAGGATGGCCCTGTGCAGACTATTCTTCGCGAAGCCAAGAAACATAAGGATACCGTTATTTCTTTTGTCAAAAAAGAGCGTCTTGATCAGCTCTCTGAAACAGGCAAGCATCAGGGAGTAATTGCATACGGTGCTTCTTACAACTATGCAGAAGTAGATGACATCCTCGAAAGAGCAAAACAAAAGGGTGAAGATCCCTTTATTATCATTCTTGATAATATCGAAGATCCTCATAATCTGGGCGCGATCATCCGTACAGCCAACCTGGCCGGAGCCCATGGTGTTATCATCCCCAAGCACAGAGCAGCTTCACTTACAGCGACAGTAGCCAAGGCTTCTGCAGGCGCAATCAACTATACTCCTGTAGCCAAGGTTACTAATATTGCCAACACTATAGAAGACCTCAAGGACAAGGGATTGTGGTTTGCCTGCGCTGATATGGGCGGAACAACCATGTATCAGCTGAACTTAAAGGGACCTATAGGCCTTGTTATCGGCAATGAGGGTAGTGGTGTCAGCAGACTTGTAAGAGAGAAGTGTGATATGATCGCATCTATTCCTATGAAGGGCGATATCGATTCCCTTAACGCGTCTGTTGCTTGTGGTGTTCTTGCATTCGAAGTAGTAAGACAGAGACTTTCATAA
- the cysS gene encoding cysteine--tRNA ligase codes for MSHKFTFYNTLSRKIEEFNPREEGKVSMYTCGPTVYHFAHIGNIRTYIMQDVLIKALGYAGYDVKRVMNITDVGHLSSDADTGEDKMLAGAKREHKTVMEIAKFYTDAFFKDFDAVGNKRPDVVEPATNCIPEFIHMVEVLLEKGYAYVAGGNVYFDTSKLQDYYVFSSEVEKEQLQVGVRDDVEEDTNKKNKTDFVLWFTKSKFEDQALKWDSPWGVGYPGWHIECSCISMKHLGEYIDIHCGGVDNIFPHHTNEIAQSESYLGHEWCKYWFHSNHLNDKSGKMSKSKGAVLTVSVLQEKGYDPLVYRFFCLQSHYRKPLEFSYEALDQAAQAFNKLVKRVSELKEDGAVDTAAKEKFEENFRDAVSNDLNTSMAITVLYDVLKADINDATKLALVESFDKVLSLDLLGHAKAVSEGPSVDPELEKFILDAIERRANAKKAKDFATADAIRAELLEKGVEIKDTREGVKWQLI; via the coding sequence ATGTCACATAAATTTACTTTTTATAACACTCTTTCCAGAAAGATAGAGGAGTTCAACCCAAGGGAGGAAGGCAAGGTATCAATGTATACCTGCGGACCGACCGTTTATCATTTTGCTCATATCGGTAACATCAGAACCTATATCATGCAGGATGTTCTTATCAAGGCTCTTGGTTATGCAGGATATGATGTAAAAAGAGTCATGAATATTACAGATGTCGGACATCTTTCATCAGATGCTGACACCGGTGAAGATAAGATGCTTGCCGGAGCCAAGAGGGAGCACAAGACTGTAATGGAAATTGCCAAGTTCTATACAGATGCTTTCTTCAAGGATTTTGATGCAGTAGGAAATAAGCGTCCTGATGTGGTAGAGCCTGCTACTAACTGTATTCCTGAGTTTATTCACATGGTAGAAGTTCTTCTTGAGAAGGGCTATGCCTATGTTGCAGGCGGTAACGTATATTTCGATACCAGCAAGCTTCAGGATTATTATGTATTTTCTTCAGAGGTAGAAAAAGAGCAGCTTCAGGTTGGCGTACGTGATGATGTAGAAGAGGATACCAACAAGAAGAACAAGACTGACTTTGTTCTCTGGTTCACTAAGTCCAAGTTTGAAGATCAGGCTCTTAAGTGGGACAGCCCATGGGGCGTTGGTTACCCGGGCTGGCATATTGAGTGCTCATGCATTTCTATGAAGCACCTTGGAGAATATATCGATATTCACTGCGGTGGTGTTGACAATATTTTCCCTCATCACACAAATGAAATTGCTCAGTCAGAGAGTTATCTTGGCCATGAGTGGTGCAAATACTGGTTCCACTCTAATCACCTCAATGACAAATCAGGCAAGATGAGTAAGAGTAAGGGAGCAGTTCTTACTGTTTCTGTACTGCAGGAAAAGGGTTATGATCCTTTAGTTTACAGATTCTTCTGCCTACAGTCTCATTATCGTAAGCCTCTTGAGTTTTCTTATGAAGCTCTGGATCAGGCTGCACAGGCATTTAACAAGCTTGTTAAGAGAGTTTCTGAGCTCAAAGAGGATGGAGCAGTTGATACCGCTGCCAAAGAGAAATTTGAAGAGAACTTTAGAGATGCAGTCAGCAATGACCTTAACACATCAATGGCAATTACAGTTTTATATGATGTGCTCAAGGCTGATATAAATGATGCAACCAAACTTGCTCTTGTTGAGAGCTTTGATAAGGTTCTTTCACTTGATCTTCTGGGACATGCCAAGGCTGTTTCTGAGGGACCTTCTGTTGATCCTGAGCTTGAAAAGTTTATTCTTGATGCTATTGAGAGAAGAGCAAATGCCAAGAAAGCCAAGGACTTTGCTACAGCTGATGCGATCAGAGCAGAGCTTTTAGAAAAGGGTGTCGAGATCAAGGATACTCGTGAGGGAGTTAAATGGCAGCTGATTTAA
- a CDS encoding amino acid ABC transporter permease, with translation MSERLIGIITSSFFKILIPGIKVTIPLTILSFALSLVVGLLLALIQVADIKGLRQLARFYIWVFRGTPLIVQLFIIFFGLPNIGITLNAFPSAVLAFGLNLGAYNAEVFRSAILAIPKGQMEAAYMIGLSYPQAMIRVILPQSFPVAFPNLFNNLISLLKDTALASSITVIDLFTTAQQIAARTYEPFALYLEAAFIYLIFSTALTWLQRYLEQKLVWKSSDKKK, from the coding sequence ATGAGCGAAAGATTAATTGGAATAATAACAAGTTCATTTTTTAAGATACTGATACCCGGAATCAAGGTTACAATACCGCTGACGATTTTGTCTTTTGCACTTAGTCTTGTGGTTGGGCTTTTGCTTGCACTTATTCAGGTTGCTGATATCAAAGGCCTTCGCCAGCTGGCAAGATTCTATATATGGGTATTTAGAGGAACGCCGCTTATAGTTCAGCTTTTTATCATATTTTTTGGCCTTCCCAATATTGGGATCACGCTAAATGCCTTTCCATCTGCTGTTCTGGCTTTTGGACTAAATCTGGGAGCTTATAACGCAGAGGTTTTCAGGTCTGCAATCCTTGCTATACCCAAGGGACAGATGGAAGCTGCCTATATGATAGGACTGAGCTATCCGCAGGCTATGATAAGGGTAATACTTCCTCAGTCATTTCCTGTAGCTTTTCCGAATCTTTTTAATAATCTTATCAGTTTGCTCAAAGATACAGCGCTGGCTTCCAGTATTACGGTTATAGACCTGTTTACAACAGCCCAGCAGATTGCAGCAAGGACCTATGAGCCCTTTGCTCTGTATCTGGAAGCGGCATTTATTTATCTTATCTTCTCAACTGCACTGACATGGCTCCAGCGTTATCTGGAACAGAAGCTTGTATGGAAGAGCAGTGACAAAAAGAAATAA
- the rpmE gene encoding 50S ribosomal protein L31, which translates to MRQDIQPEFHQATVTCNCGNTFTVGSTKSEIHVEICSKCHPFYTGQQKATSARGRIDRFNKKYGMNNQ; encoded by the coding sequence ATGAGACAGGACATTCAGCCAGAATTCCATCAGGCCACTGTTACTTGCAACTGCGGTAACACATTCACAGTTGGATCAACAAAGAGCGAGATTCACGTAGAAATTTGCTCAAAGTGCCATCCATTCTATACTGGCCAGCAGAAGGCTACAAGTGCTCGTGGACGTATTGACAGATTCAACAAGAAATACGGCATGAACAACCAGTAA
- a CDS encoding amino acid ABC transporter ATP-binding protein, whose translation MLEIHNLHKSFSGTGVLSGMDFKVDKGEVIAIIGQSGSGKTTLLRCMSFLEKADIGEIIFDDYKGDMARISKSDIKKLRMEMGFVFQGFNLFNNMTALENVMEGLVTARKMPKDKAKEISLEVLAKVGMLDRAHFYPGELSGGQQQRVAIARAIAPEPKVILFDEPTSALDPELTGEVLETMKKLALEGTTMVVVTHEMAFAREVASRVVFMDGGVVVEQGAPDEIFGNPKEERTRQFLNRALHKL comes from the coding sequence ATGCTGGAAATACATAATTTACACAAATCCTTTTCCGGTACTGGAGTACTCTCCGGAATGGATTTTAAAGTTGACAAAGGTGAAGTAATTGCAATTATCGGCCAGTCAGGATCCGGTAAGACTACGCTTCTTCGCTGCATGAGCTTTTTGGAAAAGGCTGATATCGGTGAGATCATTTTTGATGATTATAAGGGTGATATGGCCAGGATTTCCAAGAGTGATATCAAGAAACTCAGAATGGAGATGGGCTTTGTGTTCCAGGGCTTTAATCTCTTTAACAATATGACCGCGCTGGAAAATGTCATGGAAGGACTTGTGACTGCCAGGAAAATGCCCAAGGATAAGGCCAAAGAAATATCTCTTGAGGTACTTGCCAAGGTTGGAATGCTAGACAGAGCTCACTTTTACCCCGGTGAACTGTCCGGAGGACAGCAGCAGAGAGTAGCTATAGCAAGAGCAATTGCTCCTGAGCCAAAGGTTATTCTGTTTGATGAGCCTACCAGTGCACTTGATCCTGAGCTTACAGGAGAAGTTTTAGAGACTATGAAAAAGCTTGCTCTTGAAGGCACTACCATGGTAGTTGTTACACATGAGATGGCCTTTGCAAGGGAAGTGGCATCCAGAGTTGTGTTTATGGACGGCGGTGTGGTCGTAGAGCAGGGAGCACCTGATGAGATCTTTGGTAATCCCAAGGAGGAGCGGACAAGACAGTTCCTCAACAGAGCGCTGCACAAGCTGTAA
- a CDS encoding AzlD domain-containing protein: MSKVYLYILLMAIVTYLIRALPLTLIRKEIKSRFIKSFLYYVPYATLAAMTFPAILKATDHLASSIAGFAMALILAFNKKSLLTVAGLSCLTAFVVELFLLL, from the coding sequence ATGAGTAAAGTTTATTTGTATATCCTCCTTATGGCTATTGTGACATATTTGATCAGAGCACTTCCTCTTACACTTATCAGGAAAGAAATAAAGAGCCGCTTTATCAAATCTTTTTTGTACTATGTTCCATATGCGACTCTTGCAGCGATGACTTTTCCTGCAATACTTAAGGCTACAGACCATTTGGCTTCTTCTATAGCCGGATTTGCCATGGCGCTTATCCTTGCTTTTAACAAAAAGAGCCTTCTGACAGTGGCAGGATTGTCATGTCTTACTGCATTTGTGGTGGAACTGTTTCTTTTACTATAA
- a CDS encoding DUF1385 domain-containing protein has translation MKKRKVRHYSGIGGQAVLEGVMMKNKDMYAVAVRKPNGDIEVEVDEYHGIAYGSKLLNIPFVRGIFVFIDSLILGLKSLNYSSSFYEEGNEKPTKLDEEIEAVSGGHEDTFLMVITTAISFLFAIGLFMVLPYALSEILSKYIRNDSIIAIIEGVLRIVIFIAYILLISCMKDIRRLFQYHGAEHKCINCIEKGRPLTVKNVRRSSRLHKRCGSSFILFVMLVSIILFFFIRVDSYALRILVRILLIPVIAGISYELIRLAGRTDFFLVRIISAPGLWLQRLTTKEPDDDMIEVAIKSVESVFDWKEFLKDSFGYEIDESWLVDDED, from the coding sequence ATGAAGAAACGCAAGGTCAGACATTATTCAGGAATAGGCGGACAGGCTGTACTTGAAGGCGTTATGATGAAGAACAAGGACATGTATGCAGTAGCTGTCAGAAAGCCTAATGGAGATATTGAGGTTGAGGTTGATGAGTACCATGGAATTGCTTATGGCAGTAAACTTCTCAATATTCCTTTTGTGAGAGGAATATTCGTATTCATAGATTCTCTTATTTTAGGACTCAAGTCTCTTAATTATTCATCTTCATTTTATGAAGAGGGCAACGAGAAACCTACCAAGCTTGATGAAGAAATTGAGGCTGTTTCAGGAGGCCACGAGGATACCTTCCTTATGGTGATAACTACAGCAATTTCATTTCTTTTTGCTATTGGACTTTTTATGGTCCTGCCATATGCACTTTCTGAGATACTGAGCAAATATATCAGGAATGACTCTATTATTGCGATTATTGAGGGTGTTCTCAGAATAGTTATTTTCATTGCATATATACTGCTTATTTCCTGCATGAAAGATATCAGACGTCTGTTCCAGTATCATGGTGCAGAGCATAAATGTATCAACTGCATCGAAAAGGGCAGACCTCTTACAGTTAAAAATGTCAGGAGAAGCTCAAGGCTTCATAAGAGATGTGGGAGCAGCTTTATCCTCTTTGTTATGCTTGTTAGTATTATCCTGTTTTTCTTTATCAGAGTGGATTCTTACGCCCTTAGGATTTTAGTCAGGATTTTGCTTATCCCTGTCATTGCAGGAATATCCTATGAGCTTATCAGACTTGCAGGCAGAACAGATTTCTTCCTGGTCAGGATTATTTCAGCACCGGGATTATGGCTTCAGAGACTCACAACCAAGGAGCCTGATGATGACATGATAGAAGTTGCTATCAAGTCTGTAGAGTCAGTGTTTGACTGGAAGGAATTCCTCAAGGATTCCTTTGGCTACGAGATTGATGAGAGCTGGCTTGTTGACGACGAAGATTGA
- a CDS encoding AzlC family ABC transporter permease has product MSVGSMKDFREGCQNAIPICLGYIAVSFAFGIEASKIGMTTFQAAMTSLLNVTSAGQFSALEVIARNGSFIELAILQFIINLRYMLMSTALSQKLGSDVGTASRLGISYGVTDEIFAVSIFKKDKLYPMFSYGLIFTSVSGWVLGTVLGAVAGQILPQVLISSLGLAIYGMFIAIIIPDTRVKRSVAVVVIAAMVMSCVFTYAPLLKMISGGFRIIIVTVVVAAIAAVVSPVREEENE; this is encoded by the coding sequence ATGAGTGTTGGGAGTATGAAGGATTTCAGGGAAGGCTGCCAAAATGCCATTCCTATCTGTCTTGGATATATAGCTGTTTCTTTTGCATTTGGAATAGAAGCTTCCAAGATTGGGATGACTACTTTTCAGGCGGCGATGACTTCTCTTTTAAATGTGACAAGTGCAGGACAGTTTTCGGCTCTTGAGGTGATCGCCAGAAATGGCAGTTTTATTGAGCTTGCAATCTTGCAGTTTATTATTAACCTCAGATATATGCTGATGTCCACAGCTCTTTCACAGAAACTTGGCTCAGACGTTGGAACTGCCAGCAGGCTTGGAATATCATATGGCGTTACTGACGAGATATTTGCTGTCAGCATTTTCAAAAAAGACAAGCTGTATCCTATGTTTTCCTATGGACTTATTTTTACCTCTGTTTCAGGGTGGGTTCTGGGAACCGTTCTTGGGGCAGTGGCAGGTCAGATTTTGCCTCAGGTCCTGATCAGCAGTCTGGGACTTGCTATCTATGGAATGTTTATAGCAATCATCATTCCGGATACAAGGGTTAAAAGATCTGTAGCTGTGGTTGTTATAGCTGCAATGGTCATGAGCTGCGTGTTTACATACGCCCCACTTCTTAAAATGATTTCCGGTGGTTTTAGGATTATAATAGTAACAGTGGTAGTTGCTGCAATTGCAGCAGTAGTGTCACCGGTCAGGGAGGAAGAGAATGAGTAA
- the ispF gene encoding 2-C-methyl-D-erythritol 2,4-cyclodiphosphate synthase has product MRVGMGYDVHRLVEDRDLIIGGVKIPYEKGLLGHSDADVLLHAIMDALLGAAALGDIGKHFPDTDPKFKGADSRALLREVCRMLDDNGYCVENIDATIIAQAPKMRPHIDTMRQNIADDLGISLSQINVKATTEEGLGFTGTGEGISSQAICLLTNK; this is encoded by the coding sequence ATGAGAGTTGGAATGGGATATGATGTGCACCGTCTTGTAGAAGACAGGGACCTTATTATCGGAGGCGTTAAGATTCCATATGAAAAGGGACTTTTAGGACACTCTGATGCGGATGTTCTTTTACATGCTATAATGGATGCACTTTTGGGAGCAGCAGCTCTTGGCGATATCGGCAAGCATTTCCCGGATACTGATCCTAAGTTTAAGGGAGCTGATTCAAGAGCTCTTTTGAGGGAAGTCTGTAGAATGCTGGACGATAATGGATACTGCGTTGAGAACATCGATGCCACCATAATTGCCCAGGCGCCCAAGATGAGACCACATATAGATACAATGAGACAGAATATTGCTGATGATCTTGGGATCAGTCTTTCTCAGATAAATGTCAAGGCTACAACCGAGGAAGGCCTTGGATTTACAGGAACAGGAGAGGGTATTTCCTCTCAGGCGATATGTCTTTTGACCAATAAATAA
- a CDS encoding sigma-70 family RNA polymerase sigma factor, whose translation MSDNRYKEKSDEELILSIRDGDDPGAVDHIMNKYKNLVRKKAASMFALGADKDDLIQEGMIGLFKAVRDYDCGRDASFATFAELCISRQMYSAIKAMARKKHAPLNSYISIYAKREDMGDDASVALEELLESDSSMIPEQHVIDQENLKALEEAIESELSPLEGQVLDLYITGMSIKQISAVLSRDEKSTDNAMQRIRNKLRKYLSR comes from the coding sequence ATGAGCGATAACAGATACAAAGAAAAATCTGATGAAGAACTGATTTTATCTATAAGAGATGGCGATGATCCCGGTGCTGTGGACCATATCATGAACAAGTACAAGAATCTTGTCAGAAAAAAGGCAGCTTCCATGTTTGCTCTTGGTGCTGACAAGGATGATTTGATACAGGAGGGAATGATAGGTCTTTTCAAGGCTGTCAGGGACTATGACTGTGGCCGTGATGCCAGCTTTGCAACCTTTGCAGAGCTGTGTATCTCAAGGCAGATGTATTCTGCTATAAAGGCTATGGCCAGGAAAAAGCATGCGCCTCTTAACAGCTATATCTCCATTTATGCCAAGAGAGAGGATATGGGAGATGATGCGTCCGTAGCTCTTGAGGAGCTTCTTGAATCTGATTCCAGTATGATTCCGGAACAACATGTAATTGATCAGGAGAATCTAAAGGCTCTTGAAGAGGCTATAGAAAGTGAGCTTAGCCCTTTGGAGGGACAGGTTCTGGATCTTTATATTACAGGTATGAGCATCAAACAGATTTCTGCTGTGCTTTCAAGAGATGAGAAATCGACAGATAATGCAATGCAGAGGATTAGAAATAAGCTCAGAAAATATTTAAGCAGATAG
- a CDS encoding transporter substrate-binding domain-containing protein, which produces MKLFESKKVIGLTAAITLLAGTLAGCGSTNGAADAGAEVATGAEASAETNEATAAPKESTNDLYATIKERGKIIIAMEGQWAPWTYHDESGELVGFDTEVGQEIAKRLGVDAEFVEGEWDGLFAGLDGGRYDMIINGVEITDLRKEKYDFTEPYAYIRTALVVKDDNSDITSFDDLKGKKTSNSLGSTYADLAADLGAEVQNVDTLSETIDMVLSGRVDATLNAEVSFYDYLGEHPDAPIKIVALTDDASEVSIPLRKGEETASLREAVNAAIAEMSSDGTLTELSTKYFGRDITK; this is translated from the coding sequence ATGAAACTATTTGAGAGTAAAAAAGTTATAGGTTTAACTGCAGCAATAACACTCCTTGCAGGTACTCTTGCAGGTTGTGGTAGTACAAATGGAGCAGCAGATGCTGGTGCTGAGGTTGCTACAGGGGCAGAAGCTTCTGCAGAAACTAATGAAGCTACAGCTGCACCAAAAGAGAGCACTAATGATCTCTATGCTACGATCAAGGAGAGAGGCAAGATTATTATTGCTATGGAAGGTCAGTGGGCACCTTGGACTTATCATGATGAGTCTGGCGAGCTTGTTGGCTTTGATACTGAAGTAGGTCAGGAAATTGCCAAGAGACTTGGCGTTGATGCTGAGTTTGTAGAAGGTGAATGGGATGGCCTTTTTGCAGGTCTTGATGGCGGAAGATACGATATGATCATCAATGGCGTAGAAATAACTGACCTTCGTAAGGAAAAGTATGATTTTACAGAACCTTATGCATACATCAGAACAGCTCTTGTTGTTAAGGATGACAACAGTGATATAACATCTTTTGATGATCTTAAGGGCAAGAAGACAAGTAATTCACTTGGATCAACATATGCTGATCTGGCAGCTGACCTTGGAGCAGAGGTTCAGAACGTAGATACACTTTCTGAGACTATTGATATGGTTCTGTCAGGAAGAGTAGATGCAACTCTTAATGCAGAAGTATCTTTCTATGATTATCTCGGAGAGCATCCTGATGCACCTATCAAGATTGTAGCTCTTACAGATGATGCTTCAGAAGTATCTATTCCACTTAGAAAAGGAGAAGAGACAGCATCACTTCGCGAGGCTGTAAATGCGGCAATCGCAGAAATGTCTTCTGATGGTACATTGACTGAGCTTTCAACCAAGTACTTTGGAAGAGACATTACAAAGTGA
- a CDS encoding Mini-ribonuclease 3, which produces MAADLNAYLNDKFGIETQDIRTYSPLTLAYIGDAFFDMIIRSILVNKGNTAVNNLHKRASSVVKAPTQAAMVKALMEDLTEEEQDYYRRGRNSKPHTKAKNATTMDYLDATGFEAVMGFLYLTGGIDRACELVNLGINKLELDIL; this is translated from the coding sequence ATGGCAGCTGATTTAAATGCTTATTTAAACGATAAATTTGGTATAGAGACTCAGGATATCAGGACTTATTCTCCTCTTACCCTGGCCTATATAGGTGATGCCTTTTTTGATATGATCATCAGATCCATACTGGTCAATAAGGGCAACACAGCAGTTAATAATCTTCACAAGAGAGCCAGCAGTGTGGTCAAGGCTCCGACTCAGGCAGCTATGGTCAAGGCTCTTATGGAGGACTTGACTGAGGAAGAACAGGACTACTATCGCAGAGGCCGCAATTCCAAACCTCACACCAAGGCCAAGAATGCCACAACTATGGATTATCTTGATGCCACAGGGTTTGAGGCTGTGATGGGCTTTTTGTACCTGACAGGTGGTATTGACAGGGCCTGCGAGCTTGTGAATCTGGGAATTAATAAGTTGGAACTTGATATACTTTAA
- the prfA gene encoding peptide chain release factor 1 — protein MFDKIEDILRKFEDITMELNDPSVIADQERFRKLMKEQKNLEPLVECYNEYKKCKETIDESLAMLDEESDPEMKEMLKDELQTAKDKIPELEDKLKILLLPKDPNDDKNVIVEIRAGVGGDEAALFAADMYRVYTRYAERQNWRVETMSVEDIGIGGIKTVSFMIKGNGAYSRLKFESGVHRVQRIPATESGGRIHTSAITVAIMPEVEDVEVEIDMNDCKFDVFRASGNGGQCVNTTDSAVRLTHFPTGIVISCQDEKSQQQNKAKALRVLRAKLYELEQEKKHNNEAELRRSQVGSGDRSEKIRTYNFHQGRVTDHRIGLTLYKIDQIMDGDIDEIIDSLIAADQAEKLSKVENS, from the coding sequence ATGTTTGATAAGATAGAAGATATTCTTCGTAAGTTCGAAGATATTACAATGGAACTGAATGACCCGTCAGTTATCGCTGATCAGGAGAGGTTTAGAAAGCTCATGAAGGAGCAGAAGAACCTTGAACCGTTAGTTGAGTGTTATAACGAGTACAAGAAGTGCAAGGAGACTATAGATGAGAGCCTTGCAATGCTGGATGAGGAATCTGATCCTGAGATGAAGGAAATGCTCAAGGATGAGCTTCAGACAGCCAAAGACAAGATACCTGAACTTGAGGATAAGCTTAAGATTCTGCTTCTTCCCAAGGATCCTAATGATGATAAAAACGTAATTGTTGAGATAAGAGCCGGTGTTGGCGGCGATGAGGCAGCTCTTTTTGCAGCTGATATGTACAGGGTGTACACCAGATATGCTGAGAGACAGAACTGGCGCGTTGAGACCATGAGTGTCGAGGATATTGGAATTGGAGGTATCAAGACTGTCAGCTTCATGATCAAGGGAAACGGTGCCTATTCAAGGCTCAAATTTGAGAGTGGTGTTCACAGAGTTCAGAGAATTCCGGCTACGGAATCAGGCGGCAGGATACATACTTCAGCTATAACTGTGGCAATTATGCCTGAAGTTGAGGATGTAGAAGTTGAGATTGATATGAACGACTGTAAGTTTGATGTATTCAGGGCTTCCGGTAACGGTGGACAGTGCGTTAATACTACGGACTCAGCTGTCAGACTGACTCATTTCCCTACAGGAATAGTTATTTCCTGTCAGGATGAGAAGAGCCAGCAGCAGAATAAGGCCAAGGCTCTTAGAGTACTCAGAGCCAAGTTATATGAACTTGAGCAGGAAAAGAAACACAATAATGAGGCAGAGCTTAGGAGAAGCCAGGTTGGAAGCGGTGACAGATCTGAGAAGATCAGAACCTATAATTTCCATCAGGGAAGAGTAACTGATCACAGAATAGGGCTTACTCTCTACAAGATAGATCAGATAATGGATGGAGATATTGATGAGATCATTGATTCACTTATTGCCGCAGATCAGGCAGAGAAGCTTAGCAAGGTAGAGAATTCCTGA